From Butyricimonas paravirosa, one genomic window encodes:
- a CDS encoding patatin-like phospholipase family protein → MKRILVFLLVLFIILDVQGQRKKVGLVLSGGGAKGVAHIGVLKVLEEAGIPIDYIAGTSMGSLVGALYAIGYDAHTMDSLVRKQNWMFLLSDKVYRYNLPFSEKEETEKYLVSVPIKNNREIKIPSGFISGQNIYNLFSDLTIGYHDSLDFKKLPIPFACVASNLVDGKEVVQDRGVLPLAMRASMAIPGAFAPVRKNGMVLVDGGISNNFPVDIAKAMGADIIIGVDVQAELKDASGLESVMGILDQMTSFLGIQKYEENKKMVNIYIKPDVTPYSAASFSSSAIDTLIMRGEDVARSQWDELMQLKKELGLTESFQPKKVSEDIIIENDTIMVEHVHLSGIDERDEKWLRKKIRIKDYSRITLSDLHEAIAELYGIGAFSSVSYKLSGGPVYDLELILKQKPMSSLNLGFRFDSEEMAAILLNTTLTHKDLRGSRLSLTGRLSMNPYVKLNYSLGNTFLRRFELEYMFKYNNLDIYTKGKKTDNVDYGVHRVNLGGSDIYFRNFKLQLGIRYEYYNYESFLFSDKDHNISVKPEGFFSYYGLAHLETFDKRYYPTRGMSLKVDYSLYTDNLITYNDGAPFSAIGLDFESVLSITRRVKFIPSIYGRVLVGHDVPYPYLNCMGGDVAGRYVDQQLPFLGIQHLEIFDNSVVVAKVKVRYNIGRNHYISLAGNYAKQEANFFDIFGGDDIWGGGVGYSYDSIVGPIDFMFSLSDWSKKLGFYFNLGYYF, encoded by the coding sequence ATGAAACGAATTTTGGTGTTTCTTCTTGTTTTATTTATTATATTGGATGTTCAAGGCCAACGGAAAAAGGTCGGGTTGGTGCTGAGTGGGGGAGGTGCGAAAGGCGTGGCACATATCGGAGTGTTGAAAGTGTTGGAGGAAGCAGGTATCCCGATTGATTATATTGCAGGGACGAGTATGGGGTCTCTCGTCGGGGCGTTGTACGCAATTGGGTACGATGCGCACACGATGGATAGTTTGGTGAGGAAACAGAACTGGATGTTTCTGTTAAGTGATAAAGTATATCGTTATAATCTCCCTTTCTCGGAAAAGGAGGAAACGGAAAAGTATCTGGTTTCCGTGCCGATAAAGAATAACCGGGAGATCAAGATTCCATCGGGATTCATCAGCGGGCAGAATATTTACAACCTGTTTTCGGATCTGACAATCGGTTACCATGATTCGTTGGATTTTAAGAAATTGCCGATCCCTTTTGCTTGCGTGGCGAGTAATTTGGTGGATGGTAAGGAGGTTGTTCAGGACCGCGGCGTGTTACCGCTGGCCATGCGTGCGAGTATGGCTATTCCGGGTGCTTTCGCTCCCGTGCGGAAAAATGGTATGGTACTGGTGGACGGGGGTATTTCGAATAATTTCCCGGTAGATATAGCTAAAGCGATGGGAGCCGATATAATTATCGGGGTAGACGTACAGGCGGAACTGAAAGATGCATCCGGGTTGGAATCCGTGATGGGGATTCTTGACCAGATGACCTCTTTTTTAGGTATCCAGAAGTACGAGGAAAATAAAAAGATGGTAAACATCTATATAAAGCCGGATGTTACACCTTATTCGGCCGCCAGTTTTTCGTCAAGCGCTATTGACACGCTGATCATGCGGGGTGAGGACGTGGCCCGGAGTCAATGGGATGAATTGATGCAATTGAAAAAAGAGCTAGGACTCACAGAAAGTTTTCAACCGAAAAAAGTATCTGAAGATATAATTATTGAGAATGACACGATCATGGTGGAACACGTGCATCTGTCAGGAATTGATGAACGGGATGAGAAGTGGCTACGGAAAAAGATACGGATAAAGGATTATAGCCGGATCACGTTGAGCGATCTGCACGAGGCAATTGCCGAGTTGTACGGGATCGGGGCATTTTCGAGCGTGAGTTACAAGCTTAGTGGTGGCCCGGTGTACGATTTGGAATTGATACTAAAACAAAAGCCGATGAGTTCTTTGAATCTGGGTTTCCGGTTTGATTCAGAGGAAATGGCGGCTATTTTATTGAATACCACGCTTACTCACAAGGATTTGAGAGGTTCGCGGCTTTCCCTGACCGGACGTTTAAGCATGAATCCTTACGTGAAGTTGAACTATTCGTTAGGCAATACTTTCCTGCGGCGTTTTGAATTGGAGTACATGTTCAAGTACAATAACCTGGATATTTATACCAAGGGAAAGAAAACGGATAACGTGGATTACGGAGTTCATCGGGTAAACCTGGGAGGTTCTGATATTTATTTCCGTAACTTTAAATTGCAACTGGGGATTCGTTATGAGTATTATAATTACGAGTCGTTCCTCTTCTCGGACAAAGATCATAATATTTCGGTGAAACCGGAAGGGTTCTTTAGTTATTACGGGCTGGCGCACCTGGAAACCTTTGATAAACGTTATTACCCGACACGAGGAATGTCGTTGAAAGTGGATTATTCTTTGTACACGGATAATTTGATCACCTATAATGACGGGGCTCCGTTCTCTGCTATCGGGCTGGATTTCGAGTCCGTGCTGTCCATCACCCGGCGGGTGAAGTTTATCCCGTCTATTTACGGGCGAGTGCTGGTGGGGCATGATGTTCCCTATCCCTATTTGAATTGCATGGGAGGGGATGTTGCCGGGAGGTATGTCGATCAACAATTGCCTTTCTTGGGAATTCAGCATCTGGAGATATTCGATAATTCGGTTGTGGTGGCAAAAGTCAAGGTGAGGTATAATATCGGTCGTAATCATTATATTTCTCTAGCCGGGAATTATGCGAAACAGGAGGCTAATTTCTTTGATATATTCGGAGGTGATGATATTTGGGGCGGGGGTGTCGGATATTCTTACGATAGTATCGTGGGACCAATTGATTTCATGTTCAGTCTCTCGGATTGGTCAAAGAAACTGGGCTTTTATTTTAACTTGGGATATTATTTTTAG